From Methanosphaera cuniculi, one genomic window encodes:
- the hemB gene encoding porphobilinogen synthase, producing the protein MFPTTRLRRMRTNEKIRDMFRETSIDIGDFIYPLYIEEKAQDGNPTEIPTMPGQYRYSINDAVEYAKKLEQKGLTSVILFGIPDHKDEVASSAYDPDGIIQQTIRKLKEETNLVVIGDVCMCEYTNHGHCGIIDDDGYVQNDPTLEYLGRIAVSYAEAGVDVVAPSDMMDGRVSAIRSALDENGYINIPIFSYAAKYASTYYAPFRDAADSAPSFGDRKSYQMDPGNFNEAIREVELDVLEGCDAIIVKPALAYLDVLREVKQTFKMPTIAYQVSGEYSMIMAGIEKGYITKDLMYESLLSIKRAGADMIISYFVPMIIEDLEK; encoded by the coding sequence ATGTTTCCAACAACTAGACTAAGACGAATGAGAACAAATGAAAAAATACGTGACATGTTTCGTGAAACAAGCATAGATATAGGAGATTTCATTTATCCACTTTATATAGAAGAAAAAGCTCAAGATGGAAATCCAACAGAAATTCCAACAATGCCAGGACAATACCGTTATAGCATAAATGATGCAGTAGAATATGCAAAAAAATTAGAACAAAAAGGACTTACATCAGTAATACTTTTTGGAATACCAGATCATAAAGATGAAGTAGCATCAAGTGCATATGACCCAGATGGTATAATACAACAAACCATACGAAAACTAAAAGAAGAAACAAATCTTGTTGTAATAGGAGATGTGTGCATGTGTGAATACACAAATCATGGACACTGTGGAATAATTGATGATGATGGATATGTTCAAAATGATCCAACATTAGAATATCTAGGACGAATAGCAGTAAGTTATGCAGAGGCAGGAGTTGATGTTGTAGCACCAAGTGATATGATGGATGGACGTGTAAGTGCAATAAGAAGTGCACTTGATGAAAATGGATATATTAACATACCAATATTTTCATACGCAGCAAAATATGCATCAACATATTATGCACCATTTAGGGATGCTGCAGATTCAGCACCTAGCTTTGGTGATAGAAAATCATACCAGATGGATCCTGGAAACTTCAATGAAGCAATACGTGAAGTAGAACTAGATGTGCTAGAAGGTTGTGATGCAATAATTGTAAAACCAGCACTAGCATACTTAGATGTTTTACGTGAAGTTAAACAAACATTTAAAATGCCAACAATAGCATACCAGGTAAGTGGAGAATACTCAATGATCATGGCAGGAATTGAAAAAGGCTACATAACAAAAGATCTTATGTATGAATCACTCTTAAGTATTAAACGTGCAGGGGCAGATATGATAATAAGCTACTTTGTACCAATGATCATTGAAGATCTGGAAAAATAG
- a CDS encoding triphosphoribosyl-dephospho-CoA synthase, translated as MNLSTQDIAKLGEIATLLEVSGYPKAGNVHRTRDFSNMTFEDFLISSACIRGPLNTAAYNGHKSYPYMLNQVGIGKCILESVRSTHNLTHTNTNLGISMLLIPICATFGALVDENPINNLQKTLDTIIKNTETEDAVALMKAINIADAGGLDNKPQEYDVNDSNTLDEIRDNHINIYDLLKMSQDYDKIAYELVNELPVISTYGYPTYAKYEKDYSVNDVTLEVYLTILAYNTDTLINRKYGDQTAQKVSDKACEILQNSEIASSKRLKKIKEFDTYLRKNNYNPGTTADFTAASLFVGLVDKYSITGI; from the coding sequence ATGAATCTAAGTACTCAAGATATAGCAAAATTAGGTGAAATAGCAACACTACTTGAAGTAAGTGGATATCCAAAGGCTGGTAATGTACATAGAACCAGGGATTTTAGTAATATGACTTTTGAAGATTTTCTTATAAGTAGTGCATGTATACGAGGACCACTAAATACAGCAGCATATAATGGACATAAATCATATCCTTATATGTTAAATCAGGTAGGAATTGGTAAATGTATACTTGAATCTGTGAGAAGTACACATAATCTTACACATACAAATACTAATCTTGGTATAAGTATGCTATTAATACCAATATGTGCTACATTTGGTGCTTTAGTTGATGAAAATCCAATAAATAACCTCCAAAAAACACTTGATACAATTATAAAAAACACAGAAACTGAAGATGCAGTCGCACTCATGAAAGCTATAAACATAGCTGATGCAGGAGGACTGGATAATAAGCCACAAGAATATGATGTTAATGATAGCAATACTCTTGATGAGATTCGTGATAATCATATTAACATCTATGACTTACTTAAAATGTCACAAGACTATGATAAAATAGCTTATGAACTAGTAAATGAATTACCTGTAATATCAACATATGGTTATCCTACATATGCTAAGTATGAAAAAGATTACTCAGTAAATGATGTGACACTTGAGGTGTATCTTACAATTCTAGCATATAATACTGATACTCTAATAAATCGTAAGTATGGTGATCAAACAGCACAAAAAGTATCAGATAAAGCATGTGAAATACTACAAAATAGTGAAATTGCAAGTAGCAAGAGACTTAAAAAAATAAAAGAATTTGATACATACCTTCGTAAAAACAACTACAATCCTGGTACAACAGCAGACTTCACAGCTGCATCACTATTTGTAGGATTAGTTGATAAATATTCCATAACAGGAATATAG
- the pheS gene encoding phenylalanine--tRNA ligase subunit alpha, which produces MGELTIKKIDKTINELHLYEKKLLKQLDEDPNLTPDEMAEKLDIPSKAVTSAAGMLASKNIINMNKNTTDIINLSDEGLDYAENGLPEHRILKALQEYEKEGIKEVGMDDVIQKAGVTKQQMNFAIGTLMRNHWAHIDKGNLKIEPEAITINITQLPEIQFLHYLKEHPNIADNEIPKEYKKIQKQFSKRKGLFNIKTQQDFTFSLCDEGKQIIEHGFEIQDEATQLTHEQLKTGEWKNLHYRGYDINASAPKNYPGKIHPLQQTIEEIRSIFIDMGFDEAKGTILESAFWNFDMLFQPQDHAAREMQDTFYVKNPPKADLPDSELVKMTKAEHEHGGNTGSTGWQYNWNEDVARQIVLRTHTTGLSVRHLNENEPPLKMFSIGRVFRRETIDYKHLPEFHQVEGIVAGEDMSFKNLLGILKEFYRKLGFKVRFRPAYFPYTYLSVESEIYVPEKRKWMELGGSGMFRPEVLEPLGIKTQVAAFGLGIERLAMIRYGIEDIRMLYQSDIGWLRNLPVTRNIKQY; this is translated from the coding sequence TTGGGGGAATTAACAATTAAAAAAATAGATAAAACCATAAATGAACTTCATCTTTATGAAAAAAAACTACTAAAACAACTCGATGAAGATCCAAACTTAACACCTGATGAAATGGCAGAAAAACTAGACATCCCATCAAAAGCAGTAACAAGTGCAGCAGGAATGCTAGCAAGTAAAAATATTATTAACATGAATAAAAATACAACTGATATAATTAACCTATCAGATGAAGGACTAGATTATGCAGAAAATGGACTGCCAGAACACAGAATACTAAAAGCACTTCAAGAATACGAAAAAGAAGGAATTAAAGAAGTAGGAATGGATGATGTAATACAAAAAGCTGGTGTGACAAAACAACAAATGAACTTCGCAATAGGAACACTCATGCGAAACCACTGGGCACACATAGATAAAGGAAATCTTAAAATTGAACCTGAAGCTATTACAATTAACATAACACAACTACCTGAAATACAATTTTTACACTACCTTAAAGAACACCCAAACATAGCAGATAATGAAATACCAAAAGAATATAAAAAAATCCAAAAACAATTCAGCAAAAGAAAAGGACTTTTTAATATAAAAACACAACAAGACTTCACATTTAGTCTATGTGATGAAGGAAAACAAATAATAGAACACGGCTTTGAAATACAAGATGAAGCAACACAACTAACACATGAACAACTAAAAACTGGTGAATGGAAAAATCTTCACTACCGTGGATATGATATTAATGCTTCAGCACCAAAAAATTATCCTGGAAAAATACACCCACTACAACAGACAATAGAAGAAATAAGAAGTATCTTCATAGATATGGGATTTGATGAAGCAAAAGGAACAATACTAGAATCAGCATTCTGGAACTTTGATATGCTATTTCAGCCACAAGATCATGCAGCACGGGAAATGCAGGATACATTCTATGTAAAAAATCCACCAAAAGCAGACTTACCAGATTCTGAGCTTGTTAAGATGACAAAAGCAGAACATGAACATGGAGGAAACACAGGCTCAACAGGATGGCAATACAACTGGAATGAAGATGTAGCACGACAAATTGTACTAAGAACACATACAACAGGACTATCTGTTCGTCACTTAAATGAAAATGAACCACCACTTAAAATGTTTTCAATAGGACGAGTATTCCGTCGTGAAACAATCGACTATAAACACCTCCCTGAATTCCACCAGGTAGAAGGAATTGTAGCAGGAGAAGATATGAGCTTTAAAAATCTACTTGGAATATTAAAAGAATTCTACCGAAAACTAGGATTTAAAGTAAGATTCCGACCAGCATACTTCCCATACACATACTTATCTGTAGAATCAGAGATATATGTACCTGAAAAAAGAAAATGGATGGAACTTGGTGGATCTGGAATGTTTAGACCAGAAGTACTTGAACCACTTGGAATTAAAACACAAGTAGCAGCATTTGGACTGGGAATTGAAAGACTAGCTATGATACGATATGGAATAGAAGATATAAGAATGCTTTATCAAAGTGATATTGGATGGCTAAGAAACTTGCCTGTAACACGTAACATAAAACAATACTAA
- a CDS encoding (5-formylfuran-3-yl)methyl phosphate synthase — protein MELLVSAINLDEAKAAWEGGADILDVKNPKEGSLGANFPWIIREISDYADNKIIVSTTIGDVPYKPATVSLAALGAAYSGSNYIKVGLYGPENYDEAMDVMSNVVKTIKEYDDTITVVACGYADAYKIGSIEYDMIPKVAYDSGCDLAMLDTYIKDGHRLTDHLNKDQLAQFTKAAHDYNLKVALAGSVNANDIEMLKEVDCDIMGVRGCVCTGGDRNKGTISADLVAQLKENI, from the coding sequence ATGGAATTACTTGTAAGTGCAATAAATCTAGATGAAGCAAAAGCAGCCTGGGAAGGTGGAGCTGACATACTAGATGTTAAAAATCCTAAAGAAGGATCATTAGGTGCAAACTTTCCATGGATAATACGAGAAATTAGTGACTATGCAGATAATAAAATTATTGTAAGTACAACAATAGGAGATGTACCATATAAGCCAGCAACTGTATCACTAGCCGCTCTGGGTGCTGCATATTCAGGATCAAACTATATTAAAGTAGGATTATATGGACCTGAAAACTATGATGAAGCAATGGATGTAATGAGTAATGTTGTAAAAACAATAAAAGAATATGATGATACAATAACAGTTGTTGCATGTGGATATGCTGATGCTTATAAGATTGGGTCAATAGAATATGATATGATACCAAAAGTTGCATATGATAGTGGATGTGATCTTGCAATGCTTGATACATACATTAAAGATGGACATCGTCTGACAGATCATTTAAATAAAGATCAACTAGCACAATTTACAAAAGCTGCACATGATTATAATCTAAAAGTAGCACTAGCAGGATCTGTAAATGCAAATGATATAGAAATGCTTAAAGAAGTAGATTGTGATATCATGGGTGTACGTGGATGTGTATGTACTGGTGGAGATCGTAACAAAGGTACAATTAGTGCAGATCTCGTAGCACAACTAAAAGAAAACATTTAA
- the guaB gene encoding IMP dehydrogenase, whose amino-acid sequence MDKLTKAEDTYTFDDFLIKPGLSSIEPKDVTLKTQVSTNFNLNIPIVSSAMDTVTESQMAIALAREGGLGVIHRNLTVDDEVKEVRKVKLANELTVKEVITISPDETAEEAKAIMDMEEISGLPVVDDNDVVVGIISRRDIKPLRGKYLHNKVSEVMTSDVVTISEGTETEKALDIAYENKVERLPVVSEKDEIVGIVTMKDILKHKQYPNAARDKRGTYLVAAACGPFDIDRAMALSDAGADIIAIDSAHGHKTDIIESVREMNKNVESDVLLGNIATAKAAEDILKAEINGIKVGIGPGSICTTRIVAGVGVPQLSAVSSVADVAEDYGVPVIADGGLRYSGDIAKALCVGANAVMVGSLLAGTKESPGEMTIRNGRKYKQYRGMGSLGAMTGGVGAGKDRYFQNSNSSNMNSTKLVPEGIEGVVPYKGAASQIIFQLMGGLKSSMGYVGADSIKQMHEKAELVHITANGMLESHPHDITITNESPNYNPRS is encoded by the coding sequence ATGGATAAATTAACAAAAGCTGAAGATACATATACATTTGATGATTTCCTTATAAAACCAGGACTCTCATCAATAGAACCAAAAGATGTAACACTAAAAACACAAGTATCAACCAACTTCAACTTAAACATACCAATAGTAAGTTCTGCAATGGACACAGTAACAGAATCACAAATGGCAATAGCACTAGCACGTGAAGGAGGACTAGGTGTAATACACAGAAACCTCACAGTAGATGATGAAGTAAAAGAAGTACGAAAAGTAAAACTAGCAAATGAACTAACAGTTAAAGAAGTAATCACAATATCACCTGATGAAACAGCAGAAGAAGCAAAAGCAATCATGGACATGGAAGAAATAAGTGGACTTCCAGTAGTAGATGATAATGATGTAGTAGTAGGTATAATCAGCCGTCGTGACATAAAACCATTACGTGGAAAATACCTTCATAATAAGGTATCAGAAGTAATGACATCAGATGTTGTAACAATATCAGAAGGAACAGAAACAGAAAAAGCATTAGATATTGCATATGAAAATAAAGTAGAAAGACTACCTGTAGTTTCAGAAAAAGATGAAATTGTTGGTATTGTAACAATGAAAGACATACTAAAACACAAACAATACCCAAATGCAGCACGAGATAAACGTGGTACATACCTTGTTGCAGCAGCATGTGGACCATTTGATATTGACCGAGCAATGGCACTAAGTGATGCTGGAGCTGATATTATAGCAATAGACTCAGCACATGGACATAAAACAGATATTATAGAATCAGTACGTGAAATGAATAAAAACGTAGAATCTGATGTACTTCTTGGAAACATTGCAACAGCTAAAGCTGCAGAAGACATACTAAAAGCTGAAATAAACGGAATAAAAGTAGGAATAGGTCCAGGATCAATCTGTACAACACGTATTGTAGCAGGAGTAGGAGTACCACAACTAAGTGCAGTATCAAGTGTAGCAGATGTTGCAGAAGACTATGGAGTACCAGTAATAGCAGATGGGGGACTAAGATACTCAGGTGATATAGCAAAAGCACTCTGTGTAGGAGCAAATGCTGTAATGGTAGGAAGTCTACTTGCAGGTACTAAAGAATCACCAGGTGAAATGACAATACGTAATGGACGTAAATACAAACAATACCGTGGAATGGGATCCCTTGGAGCAATGACAGGTGGAGTAGGAGCAGGAAAAGACAGATACTTCCAAAACTCAAATAGTAGTAATATGAATTCAACAAAACTCGTACCTGAAGGAATAGAAGGAGTAGTACCATATAAAGGTGCTGCAAGTCAAATAATCTTCCAACTTATGGGAGGACTTAAATCATCAATGGGATATGTAGGAGCAGATTCAATAAAACAAATGCATGAAAAAGCAGAACTTGTACATATAACAGCAAATGGTATGCTTGAAAGCCATCCACACGATATAACAATTACAAATGAAAGTCCAAATTATAATCCAAGAAGTTAA
- a CDS encoding pseudomurein-binding repeat-containing protein — protein sequence MKYKKQIKKELTKTEYSQFVKKVIDYNRQNGKMPEYIITQDDNTKIYKNEYVDAIENVNKFILENDREPEKVVIYEKKNSTL from the coding sequence ATGAAATATAAAAAACAAATAAAAAAAGAATTAACAAAAACAGAGTACTCACAATTTGTTAAAAAGGTAATAGACTATAATCGCCAAAATGGTAAAATGCCAGAATACATAATAACACAAGATGATAACACAAAAATATATAAAAATGAATACGTAGATGCAATAGAAAATGTTAACAAATTCATACTAGAAAATGACCGTGAACCTGAAAAAGTTGTAATATATGAAAAGAAAAATAGCACACTATAA